The proteins below come from a single Brevundimonas sp. LM2 genomic window:
- the argH gene encoding argininosuccinate lyase, which produces MPQSPVPTPEPGGAATSPSGQTLWGGRFSAKPADIMQAINVSIGVDRRLWAQDLAGSRAHCRMLIDRGIVTPDDGRAILSGLDTIQAEIEAGTFPFRDEYEDIHLNVEARLSELIGEPSGRLHTARSRNDQVALDFRLWVRDACDRSVAQLQALQRALLARAEQHAGDLMPGFTHLQTAQPVTLGHHLMAYVEMFGRDASRFADARARMNESPLGAAALAGSPFPIDRHATAAALGFDRPMGNSLDAVSDRDFALETLAAASITAGHLSRFAEEIVVWMTPMFGFASLPDDLTTGSSIMPQKRNPDAAELVRAKTGRILGSFVALSTVMKGLPLAYSKDMQEDKPPVFEALDALDLALTAMTAMVSALQPNTARMAEAAGWGFSTATDLADWLVREADLPFRQAHHVTGAAVKRAESLGVGLAQLPLKELQALHPSVTEAVYKVLTPEASCASRQSFGGTAPEQVRARIADWKERLA; this is translated from the coding sequence ATGCCTCAATCCCCAGTGCCGACGCCCGAACCGGGCGGGGCGGCGACGTCCCCATCGGGCCAGACCCTATGGGGTGGACGCTTTTCCGCCAAGCCCGCCGACATCATGCAGGCCATCAACGTCTCGATCGGGGTCGATCGCCGCCTGTGGGCGCAGGACCTGGCGGGCTCCCGGGCCCATTGCCGCATGCTGATCGACCGCGGCATCGTCACGCCGGACGACGGCCGGGCCATCCTGTCCGGCCTCGACACCATCCAGGCCGAGATCGAGGCCGGCACCTTTCCCTTCCGCGACGAATACGAAGACATCCACCTGAACGTGGAGGCCCGTCTGTCGGAACTGATCGGCGAGCCGTCGGGGCGGCTGCACACGGCGCGCAGCCGCAACGACCAGGTCGCCCTGGACTTCCGCCTGTGGGTCCGCGACGCCTGCGACCGGTCGGTGGCGCAGCTTCAGGCCCTGCAGCGCGCCCTGCTGGCCCGCGCCGAACAGCATGCCGGCGACCTGATGCCGGGCTTCACCCATCTGCAAACGGCCCAGCCCGTGACCCTGGGCCACCACCTGATGGCCTATGTCGAGATGTTCGGCCGCGACGCCTCGCGGTTCGCCGACGCCCGGGCGCGGATGAACGAAAGCCCGCTCGGAGCCGCGGCCCTCGCCGGCTCGCCCTTCCCCATCGATCGCCACGCCACCGCAGCGGCCCTGGGTTTCGACCGGCCCATGGGCAACAGCCTGGACGCCGTGTCCGACCGGGATTTCGCCCTGGAAACCCTGGCCGCCGCCTCGATCACGGCCGGCCACCTGTCGCGCTTCGCCGAGGAGATCGTGGTCTGGATGACGCCGATGTTCGGTTTCGCCAGCCTGCCCGACGACCTGACCACCGGCTCCTCGATCATGCCGCAGAAGCGCAACCCCGACGCGGCCGAACTGGTGCGGGCCAAGACCGGGCGGATCCTGGGGTCGTTCGTGGCCCTGTCGACGGTGATGAAGGGCCTGCCCCTGGCCTATTCCAAGGACATGCAGGAGGATAAGCCGCCGGTGTTCGAGGCTCTGGACGCCCTGGACCTGGCCCTGACGGCCATGACCGCCATGGTCTCGGCCCTGCAGCCGAACACCGCCCGCATGGCCGAGGCGGCCGGCTGGGGCTTTTCCACCGCCACCGACCTGGCCGACTGGCTGGTGCGCGAGGCCGACCTGCCGTTCCGCCAGGCCCACCATGTGACGGGCGCGGCGGTCAAGCGGGCGGAATCCCTGGGCGTGGGTCTGGCGCAACTGCCGCTAAAAGAACTTCAGGCCCTGCATCCCTCCGTGACGGAAGCGGTTTACAAGGTGCTGACCCCCGAGGCCTCCTGCGCCAGTCGCCAGAGTTTCGGGGGCACCGCGCCGGAACAGGTCCGCGCGCGCATCGCCGATTGGAAAGAGCGTCTCGCATGA
- a CDS encoding TlpA disulfide reductase family protein: protein MKVVLIAGAVAGVLAGGTIGTLYAMKAGPFKASASAVAEKSDLARFATGSLAALETPAALMPAPDYVFKTRDGADVRFADFRGKVVLVNLWAMWCAPCRTEMPTLAALAAAYPEGDMMVLPISVDVGDDAVADAKSFIDVHEPLPFYGDPKFQLPFEFPGKGKMPQTILLDRQGQIRAAFSGEADWSSAEARALIDAVLAEGAP from the coding sequence TTGAAAGTCGTTTTGATCGCCGGGGCGGTCGCGGGCGTCCTCGCGGGCGGGACGATCGGCACCCTATACGCGATGAAGGCCGGACCTTTCAAAGCGTCCGCGTCGGCCGTGGCCGAAAAGAGCGATCTGGCGCGGTTCGCCACGGGATCGCTGGCGGCTCTGGAGACCCCCGCGGCCCTGATGCCCGCGCCGGACTATGTGTTCAAGACCCGCGACGGAGCCGATGTCCGGTTCGCCGACTTTCGGGGCAAGGTGGTCCTGGTCAATCTTTGGGCCATGTGGTGCGCGCCATGCCGGACCGAGATGCCGACGCTGGCCGCCCTCGCCGCCGCCTACCCCGAGGGGGATATGATGGTCCTGCCCATCAGCGTCGATGTGGGTGACGACGCCGTGGCCGACGCGAAGAGCTTCATCGACGTGCACGAGCCGCTGCCTTTTTACGGCGACCCGAAATTCCAGCTGCCGTTCGAGTTTCCCGGCAAGGGCAAGATGCCCCAGACGATCCTGCTGGACCGTCAGGGGCAGATCCGCGCCGCCTTCTCGGGCGAGGCCGACTGGTCGAGCGCCGAGGCCCGCGCCCTGATCGACGCGGTCCTGGCCGAGGGCGCGCCCTAG
- a CDS encoding 50S ribosomal protein L7/L12 domain protein, whose product MTIRFPSVLAVSAIAALSIGTLACTEAEQDRTAVEADAAGDNVEAATSEAGQEIQEGAAAAGEVIESGAMKAAQAVETGAGNVADRLEAEQAEAAAEGRPGAVDPVTDERQ is encoded by the coding sequence ATGACCATCCGCTTCCCGTCCGTGCTCGCTGTGTCGGCGATCGCCGCCCTGTCCATCGGCACCCTCGCCTGCACCGAGGCCGAACAGGACCGCACGGCGGTCGAGGCCGACGCGGCCGGCGACAATGTCGAGGCCGCCACGTCGGAAGCGGGTCAGGAGATCCAGGAGGGCGCCGCCGCCGCTGGCGAAGTCATCGAATCCGGTGCCATGAAGGCGGCCCAGGCCGTCGAGACCGGGGCCGGCAACGTCGCCGACCGCCTCGAGGCCGAACAGGCGGAAGCCGCCGCCGAAGGCCGTCCCGGGGCCGTGGATCCGGTGACCGACGAACGACAGTAG
- a CDS encoding PQQ-dependent sugar dehydrogenase: MRPLLLVASSSLLVLAAACGANGQTAQTAQTEAEGAPIESRPANGVGQTPAFEGQTRAPGVRTEQALSTAVVASNLVHPWGLALLPDGRWLVTERPGRLRIISAEGQIGAPISGLPAVDARGQGGLLDVVLSPTFASDRTIFWSYAAPRDGGNATSVARGRLSDDGTSVTEVRVIFRALPTYDGDKHFGSSLAFSQDGKLFVTLGERSDKPMRPQAQQLGSHMGKVIRINADGSVPEDNPFVGQAGALPEIWSLGHRNVQGIAVQPGTGAIWTIEHGTKGGDELNLTEAGKNYGWPIIAYGVEYQGGPINEGITAREGLEQPDYYWDPVIAPGGQAFYAGAMFPGWDGNLLVAGLGSKSINRLVLEDGRVVGEEALITDFGKRIRDVAVGADGAVWAITDEEDGQLIRISAQ, encoded by the coding sequence ATGCGTCCGCTTCTTCTTGTTGCCTCATCCTCGCTGCTCGTGCTCGCCGCCGCCTGTGGAGCCAACGGCCAGACGGCCCAGACGGCCCAGACGGAGGCTGAGGGCGCGCCCATCGAGTCGCGGCCCGCCAACGGCGTTGGCCAGACGCCGGCCTTCGAGGGCCAGACCCGCGCGCCGGGCGTCCGCACCGAACAGGCGCTGTCGACGGCGGTGGTCGCCTCGAACCTGGTGCATCCCTGGGGCTTGGCCCTGCTGCCGGACGGCCGCTGGCTGGTGACCGAGCGGCCGGGCCGTCTGCGGATCATCAGCGCCGAGGGCCAGATCGGCGCGCCGATCAGCGGCCTGCCGGCCGTCGACGCGCGCGGTCAGGGGGGCCTGCTGGACGTGGTCCTGTCGCCGACCTTCGCGAGCGACCGGACGATCTTCTGGAGCTATGCGGCGCCTCGGGACGGCGGCAATGCCACCTCGGTCGCGCGCGGCCGCCTGTCCGACGACGGGACTTCGGTGACCGAGGTGCGGGTCATCTTCCGCGCCCTGCCGACCTATGACGGCGACAAGCATTTCGGCTCGTCCCTGGCCTTCTCGCAGGACGGCAAGCTGTTCGTGACCCTGGGCGAGCGCTCGGACAAGCCGATGCGGCCGCAAGCCCAGCAGTTGGGCTCGCACATGGGCAAGGTCATCCGCATCAATGCGGACGGATCGGTGCCCGAGGACAATCCCTTCGTCGGCCAGGCCGGGGCCCTGCCGGAGATCTGGTCGCTCGGGCACCGCAACGTCCAGGGCATCGCGGTCCAGCCGGGCACGGGCGCGATCTGGACCATCGAACACGGCACCAAGGGCGGGGACGAGCTGAACCTGACCGAGGCCGGCAAGAACTACGGCTGGCCGATCATCGCCTATGGCGTCGAATACCAGGGCGGGCCGATCAATGAGGGGATCACCGCGCGCGAAGGGCTGGAACAGCCGGACTACTACTGGGACCCGGTGATCGCGCCCGGCGGTCAGGCCTTCTACGCCGGGGCGATGTTCCCGGGCTGGGACGGCAACCTGCTGGTCGCGGGCCTCGGCAGCAAGTCGATCAACCGACTGGTGCTCGAGGACGGCCGGGTCGTGGGAGAAGAGGCGCTGATCACCGACTTCGGCAAGCGGATCCGCGACGTGGCGGTGGGCGCGGACGGCGCGGTCTGGGCCATCACCGACGAGGAAGACGGTCAGCTGATCCGGATTTCCGCGCAATAG
- a CDS encoding GcrA family cell cycle regulator produces the protein MTAGWTEDRVGALKKLWLEGQSASQIAKQLGGGVTRNAVIGKVHRLGLSGRATPSQPARTSTFRPARTRTTPPAQPSAPRRIEAVQPAPRPVVTTPSLPAVAEMAGTATVMTLGAHMCKWPIGDPSSTEFSFCGRRASEGVYCQEHARVAYQPQMKRGGKEELARSLRRYI, from the coding sequence ATGACTGCAGGCTGGACCGAAGATCGTGTCGGCGCGCTGAAGAAGCTGTGGCTGGAAGGCCAATCGGCCTCGCAGATCGCCAAACAGCTGGGTGGCGGCGTCACCCGCAACGCCGTCATCGGCAAGGTGCACCGCCTCGGCCTGTCGGGTCGCGCGACCCCTTCCCAGCCGGCCCGCACCTCCACCTTCCGGCCCGCGCGCACGCGCACCACGCCCCCGGCCCAGCCGTCCGCCCCGCGCCGCATCGAGGCCGTCCAGCCCGCGCCGCGGCCCGTCGTGACCACGCCCAGCCTGCCGGCCGTGGCCGAGATGGCCGGCACGGCGACAGTAATGACCCTGGGGGCTCACATGTGCAAATGGCCGATCGGCGACCCGTCCTCGACCGAGTTCAGCTTCTGCGGCCGCCGCGCCTCGGAGGGCGTCTATTGCCAGGAACACGCCCGCGTCGCCTACCAGCCGCAGATGAAACGTGGCGGCAAGGAAGAACTGGCCCGCAGCCTGCGGCGTTACATCTAA
- a CDS encoding NPCBM/NEW2 domain-containing protein: MRPLPNRVGPSLRRRFVALAAGLALLTPGVAAAQTDPLAPTGRWSANTRGAAPVPPMGWNSWNAFYSDIDEEKIMASATILVDTGLAARGYRHVNIDDGWWLKRRQSDGRMVIRTDNFPSAIVGPGDQTSFRPLTDRLHAMGLRAGIYSDIGRNSCGQVYTPNFANQPEGTVAEREVGLHGHVDQDIRLYFAEWGFDLIKVDGCGIRGLAADTDHVRQDHYREFPPLIDMNALGRTDIAAVQALYEEVGQALHDHNPDGDYLFSVCLWGSSNVRAWGKNLGNLSRTSDDITPQWTRMLTNLDTVSTRALYAGPGSWNDPDMLFVGSGDFDAAHMTEARSHFALWAILNAPLIIGYDLRKATPEQIALFGNPGLVALNQDPAGHQAVPAYQSSELQIFVKTLADGDKGVAIFNRGLAAIETQLSARHLKFRDDAEVSLTDLWTGERQTFTGETAFRLEPRQTLVFRASGARALPDGLYVSEVPGDVNPAEDGVTTPQHDPAIHRGVIGWQGTRGSGEHPQYGGFGGAQADRSPFGEPLRIAGTRFDSGIGALANSRLEVRNHGYARLTARVGIDDSAVSRERPVTFLIYGDGRLLARSEPQAFGAAPQALDVDIRDVAILEMVVRAEGEAVAALPVVWGDAALLR; this comes from the coding sequence ATGCGCCCTCTCCCGAACCGCGTCGGTCCGAGCCTGCGCCGGCGCTTCGTGGCGCTGGCGGCGGGGCTGGCCCTGCTGACGCCGGGCGTCGCGGCCGCCCAGACGGACCCGCTGGCCCCGACCGGCCGCTGGAGCGCCAACACCCGGGGGGCGGCCCCCGTGCCGCCGATGGGCTGGAACAGTTGGAACGCCTTCTACAGCGACATCGACGAAGAGAAGATCATGGCCTCCGCGACGATCCTGGTCGACACCGGCCTGGCCGCCCGGGGCTATCGCCACGTCAATATCGACGACGGCTGGTGGCTGAAACGGCGACAGTCGGACGGCCGGATGGTCATCCGCACCGACAATTTTCCGTCGGCCATCGTGGGCCCAGGCGATCAGACCAGCTTCCGCCCATTGACGGACCGACTGCACGCCATGGGGCTGCGGGCGGGCATCTATTCCGACATCGGGCGCAACTCGTGCGGCCAGGTCTATACCCCCAATTTCGCCAACCAGCCCGAGGGCACGGTCGCGGAGCGGGAGGTGGGCCTGCATGGCCATGTCGACCAGGACATCCGGCTGTATTTCGCGGAATGGGGCTTCGACCTGATCAAGGTGGACGGCTGCGGCATCCGCGGGCTGGCGGCCGACACCGACCATGTCCGCCAGGATCACTACCGCGAATTTCCGCCGCTGATCGACATGAACGCCCTGGGCCGCACCGACATCGCCGCCGTGCAGGCGTTGTACGAAGAGGTCGGACAGGCGCTGCACGACCACAATCCCGACGGGGACTATCTGTTCTCGGTCTGCCTGTGGGGCTCGTCGAACGTGCGGGCCTGGGGCAAGAACCTGGGCAACCTCTCGCGCACCAGCGACGACATCACGCCGCAGTGGACGCGGATGCTGACCAATCTGGACACGGTGTCGACCCGCGCCCTCTATGCCGGGCCGGGATCCTGGAACGACCCGGACATGCTGTTCGTGGGCTCGGGCGATTTCGACGCCGCCCACATGACCGAGGCGCGCTCGCATTTCGCGCTGTGGGCCATCCTGAACGCCCCCCTGATCATCGGCTACGACCTCCGCAAGGCGACCCCCGAGCAGATCGCCCTGTTCGGAAACCCCGGCCTCGTCGCCCTCAACCAGGATCCCGCCGGGCATCAGGCGGTCCCGGCCTATCAGTCCAGCGAGTTGCAGATCTTCGTCAAGACCCTGGCGGACGGCGACAAGGGCGTGGCGATCTTCAATCGCGGCCTGGCCGCCATCGAGACGCAGCTCAGCGCCCGACATCTGAAGTTCCGCGACGATGCCGAGGTGAGCCTGACGGATCTCTGGACCGGCGAGCGGCAGACCTTCACAGGGGAGACGGCCTTCCGCCTCGAACCGCGCCAGACGCTGGTGTTCCGCGCGTCCGGGGCCCGCGCCCTGCCCGACGGCCTCTATGTGTCGGAGGTGCCCGGCGATGTGAACCCGGCCGAGGACGGCGTCACGACCCCGCAGCACGATCCCGCCATTCATCGCGGCGTCATCGGCTGGCAGGGAACCCGCGGGTCGGGCGAGCATCCCCAGTACGGCGGGTTCGGCGGCGCCCAGGCGGACCGCTCCCCCTTCGGAGAGCCGCTGCGCATCGCCGGGACGCGGTTCGACAGCGGCATCGGCGCCCTGGCCAACTCCCGGCTCGAGGTCCGCAACCACGGCTATGCGCGTTTGACCGCCCGCGTGGGGATCGACGACAGCGCGGTGTCGCGGGAGCGGCCCGTCACCTTCCTGATCTATGGCGACGGGAGGCTTCTGGCGCGCTCGGAGCCGCAGGCGTTCGGCGCCGCGCCTCAGGCGCTGGACGTCGACATCCGCGACGTGGCGATCCTGGAGATGGTGGTGCGCGCCGAGGGAGAGGCTGTCGCCGCGCTTCCCGTGGTGTGGGGGGACGCCGCCCTGCTGCGCTGA
- the apaG gene encoding Co2+/Mg2+ efflux protein ApaG codes for MHDSRPYEAETEGVIVRVRPAYLAGQSDPDEGRWVWAYQVEIENRGSQAVQLMARRWIITDGTGHVETVGGPGVVGEQPLIAPGDSYSYASGCPLPTPSGLMAGAYTMTDAAGRSFEATIPTFSLDVPEGRVLN; via the coding sequence ATGCATGACAGTCGCCCCTACGAAGCCGAGACCGAAGGCGTGATCGTTCGCGTCCGCCCCGCCTATCTGGCCGGCCAGTCCGATCCCGACGAGGGGCGCTGGGTCTGGGCCTATCAGGTCGAGATCGAGAACCGGGGCTCGCAGGCCGTTCAGCTGATGGCGCGCCGCTGGATCATCACCGACGGCACGGGCCATGTGGAGACGGTCGGCGGTCCCGGCGTCGTCGGCGAACAGCCGTTGATCGCGCCGGGCGACAGCTATTCCTACGCCTCGGGCTGCCCCCTGCCGACTCCGTCGGGCCTGATGGCCGGGGCCTATACCATGACCGACGCCGCCGGCCGCTCGTTCGAGGCCACCATCCCGACCTTCAGCCTCGACGTGCCCGAGGGACGGGTGCTGAACTGA
- a CDS encoding 2'-deoxycytidine 5'-triphosphate deaminase translates to MTPTFPNLAFPTPGILPCQSIETLIAGGAIASATPFDVDQVQPASLDLRLSERAWRVRASFLPGRRLVADRIEDVSMHSIDLSGGYVLEKGCVYIALLQERLSLPPGLIARANPKSSTGRVDVFVRLLTDRGGSFDDVDEGYEGPLYLEIAPQTFSILVRPGTRLNQLRLKAGEPPKLETRSVGVDLQGGDIVGFRGRRHAGVVDLDKIDGHDPKDFWEPLALRRGELLLDPGEFYILASNEAVEIPVDQAAEMTPIDPSVGEFRVHYAGFFDPGFGTDEAHGAGSKGVLEVRTHDTPFLLEHGQIVARLVYEPLTERPTRLYGEGGSHYQRQGLKLSKHFRTWG, encoded by the coding sequence ATGACCCCAACCTTCCCGAACCTTGCCTTCCCGACCCCCGGCATCCTGCCCTGCCAGTCCATCGAGACCCTGATCGCCGGCGGCGCGATCGCCTCGGCCACCCCGTTCGACGTCGATCAGGTCCAGCCGGCCAGCCTGGACCTGCGCCTGTCCGAGCGGGCCTGGCGGGTCCGGGCCTCCTTCCTGCCCGGCCGCCGTCTGGTCGCCGACCGGATCGAGGACGTGTCGATGCATTCGATCGACCTGTCCGGCGGCTATGTGCTGGAGAAGGGCTGCGTCTACATCGCCCTGCTGCAGGAGCGTTTGAGCCTGCCGCCGGGCCTGATCGCCCGCGCCAACCCCAAGTCCTCGACCGGGCGGGTCGACGTGTTCGTGCGGCTGCTCACCGACCGGGGCGGATCCTTCGACGACGTGGACGAAGGCTATGAAGGGCCGCTGTATCTGGAGATCGCGCCCCAGACCTTCTCCATCCTGGTCCGGCCGGGCACCCGGCTGAACCAGCTGCGGCTGAAGGCGGGGGAACCGCCGAAGCTGGAGACCCGCAGCGTCGGCGTCGATCTGCAGGGGGGCGACATCGTGGGCTTCCGCGGCCGCCGGCACGCCGGGGTGGTCGACCTCGACAAGATCGACGGCCACGACCCGAAGGATTTCTGGGAGCCCCTGGCCCTGCGCCGCGGCGAGCTGCTGCTGGACCCGGGCGAGTTCTACATCCTGGCCTCCAACGAGGCGGTCGAGATCCCGGTCGACCAGGCCGCCGAGATGACGCCGATCGACCCCAGCGTGGGCGAGTTCCGGGTCCACTACGCCGGCTTCTTCGATCCCGGCTTCGGCACCGACGAGGCGCACGGGGCCGGATCCAAGGGCGTGCTGGAGGTCCGCACCCACGACACCCCCTTCCTGCTGGAGCACGGCCAGATCGTCGCCCGGCTGGTCTATGAGCCCCTGACCGAACGGCCGACGCGGCTGTATGGCGAGGGCGGCAGCCACTACCAGCGGCAGGGGCTGAAGCTGTCGAAGCATTTCCGGACGTGGGGGTAG
- a CDS encoding MFS transporter codes for MTDAPEAPEPITGPNAKAALEAHGTNPWKINDFRLIWLGRLAAVLAIQIQSSALLWQVYEIARRDHPIAEASLYLGLVGLAQFIPLLALTLPAGEMADRRDRKRTVSLAIVAEGTCAAAFLAMALHGNPPLWGLLAVAVGFGASRAFLAPASQAFLPMVVGRPALPRAIAAQSIAFQTGAIAGPALGGVIVGFSVPLAYGVSLGLFALGLVCFLIIRTSGKPAPIEGGVGRWQSVKDGLKYVWDTKIVLGAISLDLIVVLFAGVALLTPIFARDILQVGPEGFGLLRAAFGGGAFTMALVLARYPIPGKGGLLMFASVAVFGICTIVFGLSKIVWISAAALFVGGMADMISVNIRQTLIQLSTPDHMRGRVSSVSMLFIGASNELGEAYSGVMVRFLGPIGAAVFGGVGALAATGLWAKLFPGLRKADKLV; via the coding sequence ATGACCGACGCACCTGAGGCTCCCGAGCCGATCACCGGGCCGAATGCCAAGGCGGCGCTCGAGGCCCACGGTACCAATCCGTGGAAGATCAACGACTTCCGCCTGATCTGGCTAGGCCGGCTGGCGGCCGTTCTGGCGATCCAGATCCAGTCCTCGGCCCTGCTGTGGCAGGTCTATGAGATCGCGCGCCGGGACCATCCGATCGCCGAGGCCAGCCTGTATCTGGGCCTCGTCGGCCTGGCCCAGTTCATCCCCCTGCTGGCCCTGACCCTGCCGGCGGGCGAGATGGCGGACCGGCGCGACCGCAAGCGCACCGTCTCCCTGGCCATCGTCGCCGAGGGCACCTGCGCCGCCGCCTTCCTGGCCATGGCGCTCCACGGCAATCCGCCGCTGTGGGGCCTGCTGGCGGTGGCCGTCGGATTCGGGGCGTCGCGGGCCTTCCTGGCCCCGGCCAGCCAGGCCTTCCTGCCCATGGTGGTCGGCCGCCCCGCCCTGCCCCGCGCCATCGCCGCCCAGTCGATCGCCTTCCAGACCGGGGCCATCGCCGGGCCGGCCCTGGGCGGCGTCATCGTCGGCTTCTCCGTGCCCCTGGCCTATGGCGTGTCGCTGGGGCTGTTCGCCCTGGGGCTGGTCTGTTTCCTGATCATCCGCACGAGCGGCAAGCCCGCCCCGATCGAGGGGGGCGTCGGCCGGTGGCAGTCGGTCAAGGATGGGCTGAAATACGTCTGGGACACCAAGATCGTGCTGGGGGCCATCTCGCTGGACCTGATCGTGGTCCTGTTCGCCGGCGTGGCCCTGCTGACGCCGATCTTCGCGCGCGACATCCTGCAGGTCGGTCCGGAAGGGTTCGGCCTGCTGCGCGCGGCCTTCGGGGGCGGGGCCTTCACCATGGCCCTGGTGCTGGCCCGCTATCCGATCCCCGGCAAGGGGGGCCTGCTGATGTTCGCCTCGGTGGCCGTGTTCGGGATCTGCACCATCGTCTTCGGCCTGTCGAAGATCGTCTGGATCAGCGCGGCGGCCCTGTTCGTCGGCGGCATGGCCGACATGATCAGCGTCAACATCCGCCAGACCCTGATCCAGCTGTCGACGCCCGACCACATGCGCGGCCGGGTGTCGTCGGTATCCATGCTGTTCATCGGCGCCTCCAACGAGCTGGGCGAGGCCTATTCCGGCGTCATGGTGCGTTTCCTGGGACCCATCGGGGCGGCGGTGTTCGGCGGCGTCGGGGCCCTGGCGGCGACGGGCCTGTGGGCCAAGCTGTTCCCGGGGCTGAGGAAGGCCGACAAGCTAGTGTGA
- a CDS encoding cupin domain-containing protein encodes MPKIDLDAAPTGHGTTYPDEHAGPCLPRRRWRLGDAAGLSQFGVNLLRLPAGAWSSQRHWHATEDEFVTVLSGEVVLVEDDGETLLRAGDCAGFKAGVPNGHKIENRSGSEAVLLEVGTRSKTTDACDYPDIDMVLPAGSEQYFHRDGTPYPKHDRRT; translated from the coding sequence CTGCCGAAGATCGACCTCGACGCCGCACCCACGGGGCACGGCACCACCTATCCGGACGAACACGCAGGACCCTGCCTGCCGCGACGGCGCTGGCGGCTGGGCGACGCGGCGGGGCTGAGTCAGTTCGGGGTCAATCTTCTGCGCCTTCCGGCCGGGGCCTGGTCCAGTCAGCGCCACTGGCACGCGACGGAGGACGAGTTCGTCACCGTCCTGTCCGGCGAGGTCGTGCTGGTCGAGGACGACGGCGAGACCCTGCTGCGCGCCGGGGACTGCGCCGGTTTCAAGGCCGGCGTGCCGAATGGACACAAGATCGAGAACCGATCGGGTTCAGAAGCCGTTCTGCTGGAAGTGGGCACGCGCTCGAAGACCACCGACGCCTGCGACTATCCCGACATCGACATGGTCCTGCCCGCCGGGTCGGAACAATATTTTCACCGAGACGGAACGCCCTACCCCAAACATGACCGACGCACCTGA
- the dapE gene encoding succinyl-diaminopimelate desuccinylase — translation MSAASTPVIDPVELTRDLLRRPSVTPADAGAMDTLERVLTDLGFTCRRMAFEGPTGVGVDARIENLYARRGTASPNLCFAGHTDVVPTGEAAAWSAGPFEAEVKDGVLYGRGAVDMKGGIAAWVAAVSQILAEGDPAGSLSFLITGDEEGPALHGTKKVVEALRAEGEVIDACVVGEPSSQMQLGDMIKIGRRGSLNSWITVHGKQGHVAYPARAANPAPVLVRLLAALDAHVLDEGYEAFQPSNLEITTIDIGNPATNVIPAEARARLNIRFNPAQTGDGLIDWLNREAGRVQAETGLQITLEHMCSGEAFLTPVGPFVLAVQDAVEAATGVRPEASTTGGTSDARFIRAMCPVLELGLVGQTMHQVDERVPVAELIALTAAYRRVIETVLARA, via the coding sequence ATGAGCGCCGCATCAACTCCTGTGATCGATCCTGTCGAACTGACGCGCGACCTGCTGCGCCGACCCTCGGTGACCCCGGCCGACGCCGGGGCGATGGACACGCTGGAGCGGGTCCTGACCGACCTCGGCTTCACCTGCCGGCGGATGGCGTTCGAGGGACCGACGGGGGTCGGCGTCGATGCGCGGATCGAGAACCTCTACGCCCGGCGCGGGACCGCCTCGCCCAACCTCTGTTTCGCCGGACATACGGATGTGGTTCCGACCGGCGAGGCGGCGGCCTGGTCGGCGGGCCCGTTCGAGGCCGAGGTGAAGGACGGAGTCCTGTACGGTCGCGGCGCGGTGGACATGAAGGGGGGCATTGCCGCCTGGGTCGCGGCGGTGTCCCAGATCCTCGCGGAAGGCGACCCTGCGGGCTCCCTGTCCTTCCTCATCACCGGGGACGAAGAGGGCCCGGCCCTGCACGGCACCAAGAAGGTGGTCGAGGCCCTGAGAGCCGAGGGCGAGGTCATCGACGCCTGCGTGGTCGGCGAGCCCTCGTCGCAGATGCAGCTGGGCGACATGATCAAGATCGGCCGGCGGGGTTCGCTGAACAGCTGGATCACGGTGCACGGCAAACAGGGCCACGTCGCCTATCCCGCCCGCGCCGCCAACCCGGCCCCGGTGCTGGTGCGGTTGCTGGCGGCGCTGGACGCGCATGTCTTGGATGAAGGCTATGAGGCCTTCCAGCCGTCGAACCTAGAGATCACGACCATCGACATCGGCAATCCGGCCACCAACGTCATCCCGGCAGAGGCGAGGGCGCGGCTGAACATCCGCTTCAACCCGGCCCAGACCGGCGACGGCCTGATCGACTGGCTGAACCGCGAGGCGGGTCGGGTCCAGGCCGAGACCGGCCTGCAGATCACGCTGGAGCATATGTGTTCGGGCGAGGCCTTCCTGACCCCTGTCGGCCCCTTCGTCCTGGCGGTGCAGGACGCGGTCGAGGCCGCGACCGGCGTGCGGCCCGAGGCCTCCACCACGGGCGGCACTTCTGACGCGCGCTTCATCCGCGCGATGTGCCCGGTGCTGGAACTGGGTCTGGTGGGGCAGACCATGCACCAGGTCGACGAGCGGGTGCCGGTTGCCGAGCTGATCGCCCTGACGGCCGCCTATCGGCGCGTCATCGAGACGGTGCTGGCAAGAGCCTGA